A stretch of DNA from Mesorhizobium onobrychidis:
TGTATGTCCAGCAGCCGTGGACGATCCGGCAATATGCCGGCTTCTCGACGGCGGAAGAGTCGAATGCCTTTTACCGGCGCAACCTTGCAGCCGGCCAGAAGGGACTGTCGGTCGCTTTCGACCTCGCCACGCATCGCGGCTACGACAGCGATCATCCGCGTGTCGCCGGCGATGTCGGCATGGCCGGCGTCGCCATCGATTCCATCCTCGACATGCGCCAGCTCTTCGACGGCATACCGCTTGACGAGATGACGGTGTCGATGACCATGAATGGCGCGGTGCTGCCGATCATGGCGCTCTACATCGTGGCCGCGGAAGAACAGGGCGTTGCGCAGAAGGACCTCGCCGGAACCATTCAGAACGACATCCTGAAAGAGTTCATGGTGCGCAACACCTACATCTATCCGCCAAAGCCTTCGATGCGGATTGTGTCGGACATCTTCTCCTACACGTCGCAGCACATGCCGAAGTTCAATTCGATTTCGATCTCCGGCTATCACATGCAAGAGGCAGGTGCGACCGCCGACCTCGAGCTCGCCTACACGATCGCCGACGGCATCGAATATGCCCGCGCCGGTGTCGCGGCGGGTCTCGATATCGACCGTTTCGCGCCGCGCCTTTCCTTCTTCTGGGCGATCGGCATGAACTTCTTCATGGAGGTCGCCAAGCTGAGGGCAGCCCGCCTTTTGTGGTCGAACCTGATGCTGAAGAACTTCTTGCCGAAGGACGAGCGCTCGCTGTCGCTGCGCACCCATTGCCAGACTTCGGGCTGGTCGCTGACGGCGCAGGACCCCTACAACAACATCATCCGCACCATGATCGAGGCGATGGCGGCGACGCAGGGTCATACGCAATCGCTGCACACCAACTCCTTCGATGAGGCGATGGCGCTGCCGACCGACCATTCGGCCCGCATTGCCCGCAACACGCAGCTCATCCTGCAAAAGGAATCCGGCACCACCCGCATCATCGACCCGTGGGGAGGCTCTGCCTATCTCGAACGGCTGACGCATGACCTGGCGGCGCGCGCGCTTGCCCATATCGAAGAGGTCGAGAGCCTGGGCGGGATGGCCGCCGCAACCGAAAAAAACATACCGAAGCTGCGCATCGAAGAGGCCGCCGCGCGCACGCAGGCGCGGATCGATTCCGGCGAGCAGATACTGGTCGGCGTCAACGCCCATCGTCCGGAGACGGACATCAAAGTCGACGTGCTGAAGATCGACAACGCCGAAGTCAGAGCCCGTCAATTGTCGAAACTGCAGCGGCTGAAAGGCACGCGCGACGTCGGTGCGGTCGAGAGCGCACTGAGTGCGCTGAGCCGCGCTGCGGAGAGCGGCGAAAATCTGCTGGAGTTCGCCATTCGCGCCGCGCGCGCCAACGCCACGGTCGGCGAGATTTCGCTGGCTCTGGAAAAGGTCTTCGGCCGCCATGTCGCTTCGGTCCAGACGATCTCCGGCGTCTATCGCAAGGCGCTCGGCGACAATCCGGTGGTCGACCGGCTGCAGGACAAGATCGTGGCGTTCGAGGAGAAGTCCGGCGGCAAGCCGCGCATTCTCGTCGCCAAGATGGGGCAGGACGGCCACGATCGCGGCCAGAAGGTCATCGCCACGGCCTTTGCCGATCTCGGCTTCGACGTGACCGTTGGGCCGATGTTCCAGACGCCGGACGAGATCGCCAGGCTCGCGGTCGAGCACGACGTGCATATCATCGGCGCCTCGTCGCTGGCGGCGGGCCATTTGACGCTCATTCCCGAACTCAAGGACGCGCTGAAGAAGCTCGGCCGCGATGGCATATTGATCGTCGCCGGCGGCGTTATCCCGCCGCAGGATTACGGTGCTGTGCTGCAGGCGGGGGCCGCGGAGATCTTCCCGCCGGGCACGGTCATCCCCGAGGCCGCCGACCGGCTGATGGACCGGCTGCTGCAGGCTGGATGAGCCGTTATAGTATGTGTTGTAACGGGGGCGTGTTTCGTTATAATTGGTGTTGCAACAAGGGTGCAGCGCCATGAACACGACCATCCGCAAGATCGGCAATTCCGAAGGCGTCATCCTGCCGAGGGAGCTTCTCGATCGTCTGAACCTGAAGGCTGGCGACCAGCTTCAAATCGTTGAAACCGGTGATGGCCTTGCGCTGAAGCCGGTGGACGATAGCTTCGAGCGGCAAATGAAAGCTGCCCGCGAGGTGATGGACAAATACAAAGTGGCGCTTCAAAAGCTCGCTGGATGAGCTGGCAATTCCTGAGCCGGCGCGCCGTGGAAGCGATGCA
This window harbors:
- the scpA gene encoding methylmalonyl-CoA mutase; the protein is MIPDFSQIGWSAPRRAAIEAKGQRMTPEGLAIKHLYNQGDLKGLPHLDSYPGLPPFVRGPYPTMYVQQPWTIRQYAGFSTAEESNAFYRRNLAAGQKGLSVAFDLATHRGYDSDHPRVAGDVGMAGVAIDSILDMRQLFDGIPLDEMTVSMTMNGAVLPIMALYIVAAEEQGVAQKDLAGTIQNDILKEFMVRNTYIYPPKPSMRIVSDIFSYTSQHMPKFNSISISGYHMQEAGATADLELAYTIADGIEYARAGVAAGLDIDRFAPRLSFFWAIGMNFFMEVAKLRAARLLWSNLMLKNFLPKDERSLSLRTHCQTSGWSLTAQDPYNNIIRTMIEAMAATQGHTQSLHTNSFDEAMALPTDHSARIARNTQLILQKESGTTRIIDPWGGSAYLERLTHDLAARALAHIEEVESLGGMAAATEKNIPKLRIEEAAARTQARIDSGEQILVGVNAHRPETDIKVDVLKIDNAEVRARQLSKLQRLKGTRDVGAVESALSALSRAAESGENLLEFAIRAARANATVGEISLALEKVFGRHVASVQTISGVYRKALGDNPVVDRLQDKIVAFEEKSGGKPRILVAKMGQDGHDRGQKVIATAFADLGFDVTVGPMFQTPDEIARLAVEHDVHIIGASSLAAGHLTLIPELKDALKKLGRDGILIVAGGVIPPQDYGAVLQAGAAEIFPPGTVIPEAADRLMDRLLQAG
- a CDS encoding AbrB/MazE/SpoVT family DNA-binding domain-containing protein; the encoded protein is MNTTIRKIGNSEGVILPRELLDRLNLKAGDQLQIVETGDGLALKPVDDSFERQMKAAREVMDKYKVALQKLAG